Within the Planctomonas sp. JC2975 genome, the region CCTACGAACTCCTGCAGAGTGAACGCGCGCGGCAGCTGCGGCGTGCGGGGGGATCCGTAGCGGGGGGCGCCGTATCCGGACCGACCGTCGCCCTGCCTGTCCGCGCCGATCGCCGGATCGGAGTCTCCTCCGATCCGCTCGTGCGCAGGATTCGGATCGCCCGCGCCCTCATCCGTCTCGCTCACGCCCCCGCCTCCGCTACCAGGTCGAAGAGTGAGCGCAGCGGCAACCGGAGCACCGGCATCCGCGTCAGGGGAAGCGCCAGGCGCAGCAACCCGAGCCCCTGGTCGAGGAGGCGCTGGGTTCGACGCTGGCCATCCGAGCGGTCGTAAGTCCAATAAAGCGCCAGTAACAGGTAGGCGAGCCAGAGGGTGGTGGGCATCCGCGGCAGGAACTCTGCGGGCAGGGACTTCTTCGCGCCGGCCAGGGCGTCGCGGAAGATGCCGATCGTGATGTCCCTGGCGGGCGCCGAATCCGGCGACAGGGGATTCAGCGGCGAATCCGGCGACACCATCGCCGCCAGAAATCCGGGCGCGAATGCGTGGAACGGCGCCAGCACCGCCAGTCCGGTGCGGAAGACGATGCCCACCCTCTCGACGAGATCGTCGGCGGATGCCAGCAGCGGCCCCGCTGCCTCCCGATGCGCTTCCTGCACCTCGA harbors:
- a CDS encoding TetR family transcriptional regulator; the protein is MFKNKGDEVATSAMAGSKAERTRASIREVALRSFRENGFDATTMRSIADEAGVSLGNAYYYFPTKNHLVQELYLEVQEAHREAAGPLLASADDLVERVGIVFRTGLAVLAPFHAFAPGFLAAMVSPDSPLNPLSPDSAPARDITIGIFRDALAGAKKSLPAEFLPRMPTTLWLAYLLLALYWTYDRSDGQRRTQRLLDQGLGLLRLALPLTRMPVLRLPLRSLFDLVAEAGA